A region of Allocoleopsis franciscana PCC 7113 DNA encodes the following proteins:
- a CDS encoding Mpo1-like protein produces MSNLNPTLRQTLSNRINDQILEHPFTDYWDIFVLKHQHPINVALHIVGIIFFYSLLFWTWKLQNFWFLLGLPLTQLIGLTGHFLFEQSHIDRQDAVFSWRASCCLGRMLLRILLGKYGEDIRQRQEVLQQYQSKGDSTDICLENG; encoded by the coding sequence ATGAGTAACCTCAATCCTACTCTCCGGCAGACGTTGAGCAATCGAATTAACGACCAAATTTTGGAGCATCCGTTTACAGACTACTGGGATATCTTTGTCCTCAAACACCAGCACCCCATTAATGTTGCTCTCCATATAGTGGGGATAATCTTCTTTTACAGCTTGCTTTTTTGGACTTGGAAGTTGCAAAATTTCTGGTTCCTCTTGGGCTTGCCGCTCACTCAGTTAATAGGATTAACGGGGCATTTTCTGTTTGAGCAGAGTCATATCGATCGACAAGATGCTGTATTTTCTTGGCGAGCTTCTTGCTGTTTAGGTCGAATGCTATTAAGGATTCTTTTAGGCAAATATGGAGAGGATATCCGCCAACGGCAAGAGGTATTACAGCAGTATCAGTCAAAAGGAGATTCAACTGACATCTGTCTTGAAAATGGGTAA
- a CDS encoding N-acyl-D-amino-acid deacylase family protein, whose translation MLDLLIQNGLIFDGLGSAPIRGDIGIQKGRIIAISPSLPNNAREVVDASGLWVTPGFIDIHTHYDLELEIAPGLSESVRHGVTSVVIGNCSLSVAVGKPQMLADIFQRVETLSHRLIEKWLKQSLSWHTPAEYLNHLQQLPLGPNVAPLFGHSALRAHVMGLERSLTVQPSKTELKTMQQIAADALDAGFFGISIDMFPWHRMSGEWRGCSIPSQHAKLGEYAMLANLCRQRDRVFQVTPNLQRLASFLDILRMGLGIGQRPLRLTVLSALDAVHDRKLWRIFSPLLFIWNRILRGNVRFQTLTEPFTIYSDGPVTPLFEEFSTGAQLNSCESRQERQKLWQSERFRRQFRQEWSNPWRKSFHRQLELMEIVRCPEVSWQGLSFAEIARQKQQDPVDFFIQALHHYDTDLGWVATGANDRLEPRLAMMQHPYILPGFTDAGAHVRNLGYYDGALSLLKQAVTTHFLSPETAIHRVTGEPAQWFRLDTGVLKIGAKADLVLLNPQALNQPISPQVEISDPVLDGELRRVKRGSDDIVQAVYINGIQAVHQGQVCEQLGREQLGTVLSPIL comes from the coding sequence ATGCTGGATTTACTGATTCAAAACGGGTTAATTTTCGACGGTTTAGGCTCTGCGCCGATTCGCGGGGATATTGGCATTCAAAAGGGTCGAATTATTGCCATATCTCCATCTTTACCTAACAATGCCCGTGAAGTGGTGGATGCTTCCGGATTGTGGGTTACGCCAGGATTTATCGATATCCACACCCACTATGATCTAGAGTTAGAGATTGCACCGGGATTGAGTGAATCCGTTCGTCATGGCGTTACCAGCGTTGTGATTGGCAACTGTAGCTTGTCTGTTGCTGTTGGGAAACCCCAAATGCTGGCGGATATTTTTCAGAGAGTAGAGACGCTTTCCCATCGACTGATTGAGAAATGGTTAAAACAGTCGCTTTCTTGGCATACACCAGCCGAATATTTGAACCATTTGCAGCAGTTGCCACTTGGCCCCAATGTTGCCCCTTTGTTTGGGCATAGTGCTTTACGCGCCCACGTCATGGGATTGGAACGTAGTCTGACAGTTCAGCCCTCAAAAACTGAACTAAAAACCATGCAACAAATAGCCGCAGATGCTTTAGATGCGGGATTTTTTGGCATTTCAATTGACATGTTTCCCTGGCATCGGATGAGTGGAGAATGGCGGGGCTGCTCCATTCCGTCGCAACATGCCAAACTGGGTGAATACGCTATGTTAGCCAATCTGTGTCGGCAACGCGATCGGGTTTTTCAAGTCACTCCGAATTTACAGCGACTGGCTTCCTTTCTAGATATTCTCCGCATGGGTTTAGGCATTGGACAACGACCCCTGCGCCTAACCGTACTCTCCGCTTTAGATGCCGTACACGATCGCAAACTATGGCGAATATTTTCCCCTCTCCTGTTCATCTGGAACCGGATTCTCAGGGGCAATGTGCGCTTTCAAACCCTCACCGAACCCTTCACGATATACTCCGATGGCCCAGTCACGCCATTATTTGAAGAATTCTCCACAGGCGCACAACTTAATAGCTGTGAGTCACGACAAGAACGGCAAAAATTGTGGCAATCTGAACGTTTCCGTCGTCAGTTTCGACAAGAATGGAGCAATCCGTGGCGTAAGTCATTCCATCGTCAGTTGGAATTGATGGAAATTGTCCGGTGTCCTGAAGTGAGTTGGCAAGGGTTGAGTTTTGCCGAAATTGCCCGCCAAAAGCAACAAGATCCGGTGGATTTCTTCATCCAGGCGTTGCATCACTACGACACCGATCTAGGCTGGGTGGCAACGGGAGCCAACGATCGCTTAGAACCCCGTCTAGCTATGATGCAGCACCCCTATATCTTGCCCGGTTTTACGGATGCGGGTGCCCATGTCCGTAACCTCGGCTACTATGATGGAGCTTTATCGTTGCTTAAACAAGCTGTTACCACTCATTTCCTCTCTCCTGAAACCGCTATTCATCGCGTCACCGGAGAACCTGCTCAATGGTTTCGTCTCGATACCGGAGTTCTGAAAATTGGCGCTAAAGCCGATCTGGTTTTACTCAATCCGCAAGCTTTGAACCAGCCCATCAGCCCACAAGTAGAAATATCAGATCCAGTCTTAGATGGCGAACTTCGTAGGGTCAAACGTGGGTCAGATGATATCGTGCAAGCTGTTTATATTAATGGGATTCAGGCTGTTCATCAAGGTCAAGTTTGTGAACAATTGGGGCGCGAACAACTGGGAACTGTTTTATCTCCCATACTTTAG
- a CDS encoding glycosyltransferase, producing MERSTCHFSNNVSVDRDRRLKATLMVLFVWGFVSLLHWQPQTQWLMVGLTAVLTIQTVRMLMAKANPPRVEGDADLPTVSILVPAKNESVVLPDVVHSLFHLNYPSTHLDIWIVDDGSTDETPQILRKLQTEFPGLQVHQRESKGGKSGALNAVFPFTQGDIVLVCDADAQLPANFLRQTVPLFQKRAIGAVQVRKAILNADTNFLTRCQQMEMSCDVFLQTHRIAIGGMTELRGNGMLVRRELLEKCNGWSEDTVTDDLDLCFKLYLTGTEIEFVIVPAIQEEGVTTWREFWHQHCRWAEGGYQRYLDYFPQILTLGWAKEIDLLLFFLLQFILPIGLIPDLLWTIFYSHHPVLFPLQTLLSIILTVAFIAGLYQYQKLRGGSLLWATIQGSFYMVHWIPVMIVTTLKLCIKPQKLNWIKTEHRGGMNYE from the coding sequence GTGGAACGAAGTACTTGTCACTTCAGTAACAATGTCAGCGTTGATCGCGATCGCCGCCTCAAAGCCACCCTCATGGTTCTATTTGTCTGGGGTTTCGTCAGTTTACTCCACTGGCAACCCCAGACACAGTGGCTGATGGTGGGATTAACGGCAGTTCTGACGATTCAAACGGTACGAATGCTCATGGCAAAAGCGAACCCTCCCAGGGTAGAGGGTGATGCCGATTTGCCCACAGTCTCGATTCTGGTTCCCGCCAAAAATGAAAGTGTTGTCTTGCCCGATGTGGTTCATAGCCTATTCCACCTGAACTATCCCAGCACTCATCTGGATATCTGGATTGTGGATGACGGCAGTACTGATGAAACCCCCCAAATTTTGAGGAAATTACAAACTGAATTTCCGGGGTTACAGGTTCATCAACGGGAATCCAAAGGAGGTAAATCAGGAGCACTCAATGCAGTTTTTCCCTTCACACAAGGCGATATTGTACTCGTTTGCGATGCCGATGCTCAACTTCCTGCCAATTTTCTCCGGCAAACCGTACCTCTGTTTCAGAAGAGGGCGATTGGTGCAGTGCAAGTGCGAAAAGCGATCTTGAATGCAGATACCAATTTCTTAACTCGTTGCCAGCAGATGGAAATGAGCTGTGATGTTTTTCTGCAAACCCATCGAATTGCAATAGGAGGAATGACTGAGCTTCGGGGCAATGGTATGTTAGTTCGTCGGGAACTGCTAGAAAAGTGCAACGGTTGGAGTGAGGACACCGTCACCGATGATTTGGATCTCTGCTTCAAGCTTTATCTGACAGGCACAGAAATTGAGTTTGTCATAGTTCCAGCGATTCAGGAAGAAGGAGTGACAACCTGGAGAGAGTTTTGGCATCAACACTGTCGTTGGGCAGAAGGTGGATATCAGCGTTACCTGGATTATTTTCCCCAAATCCTGACCTTGGGATGGGCTAAAGAAATCGATTTACTATTGTTTTTTCTACTACAGTTTATTCTCCCAATTGGACTTATTCCTGACTTACTCTGGACAATCTTTTATAGTCATCATCCAGTCTTATTTCCACTCCAGACACTACTGAGCATCATTCTGACAGTTGCTTTTATCGCCGGACTTTACCAATATCAAAAATTACGAGGAGGGTCTTTACTGTGGGCGACCATCCAAGGTTCTTTCTACATGGTGCATTGGATTCCAGTGATGATTGTGACCACCTTAAAGCTGTGTATCAAACCACAGAAATTGAATTGGATTAAGACGGAGCATCGCGGTGGAATGAATTATGAATGA
- a CDS encoding OST-HTH/LOTUS domain-containing protein — MNEEADNLLEKQKKYFTLIGLTVYESQCIEHKLKMLSKFMPLPYDKFHSTKEEFLSRETSLDKKTLGFVINELKKRSFTLNDDAEFLINKFVIERNTVVHHLVKLPGFNVNTEEGIDRGIKFLDEYRKTIQVINDIFDPILISVHIVLCENANTDDIKLYQEKLNELYLLLNDSLKRAGGSLEIEFHDNNNIDDRFDSLIKNHLNKNDSSALNPQKEKKKLWKKTKIIQALSRIAADIANQDGWIALSVCEQRLKTECPDIKPDDYGFNTILEIIKTCNLFEIKKSKHKKHKISVRFHQERNEIG; from the coding sequence ATGAATGAGGAAGCAGATAATCTTTTAGAAAAACAGAAAAAATACTTTACGTTAATTGGGTTAACCGTTTATGAAAGTCAATGCATTGAACATAAGCTAAAAATGCTGAGTAAGTTTATGCCTCTTCCCTATGATAAATTTCATAGTACCAAAGAAGAGTTTTTGTCAAGAGAAACATCCCTTGACAAAAAAACACTTGGTTTTGTCATTAATGAATTAAAAAAAAGGTCATTTACGTTAAATGATGATGCAGAATTTTTAATTAACAAATTTGTGATTGAAAGAAATACTGTTGTTCATCACCTTGTGAAACTACCAGGATTTAATGTTAACACAGAGGAAGGAATCGATAGAGGAATAAAATTTTTAGATGAATATAGAAAAACGATACAAGTAATTAATGATATTTTTGACCCAATTCTAATCTCAGTACATATTGTATTATGCGAAAATGCTAACACTGATGACATCAAATTATATCAAGAAAAACTGAATGAACTTTATTTACTCTTAAATGACTCATTAAAAAGAGCAGGCGGCTCTCTTGAAATAGAGTTTCATGACAATAATAATATTGATGATCGTTTTGATTCGTTAATTAAAAATCATTTGAATAAAAATGATTCGTCTGCATTGAACCCACAAAAAGAGAAAAAGAAGTTATGGAAAAAAACTAAAATTATTCAGGCATTGAGTCGGATTGCGGCAGATATAGCCAATCAAGATGGATGGATTGCCTTATCTGTTTGTGAACAACGGTTGAAAACAGAATGTCCTGACATAAAACCTGATGATTATGGGTTTAACACTATTCTGGAAATAATCAAAACATGCAATTTATTTGAAATTAAAAAATCAAAACACAAAAAGCACAAAATCTCTGTTCGGTTCCATCAAGAAAGAAATGAAATTGGCTGA